One genomic window of Papilio machaon chromosome 17, ilPapMach1.1, whole genome shotgun sequence includes the following:
- the LOC106712074 gene encoding protein hairless, translated as MHIQGGTDTTLTTCTKMTEEVDRRHGVNGNSSSKVSEDVSGPNSTLAATGGRLKFFKDGKFILELVRGSAREGERAGWVSVPRKTFWPPAAAPATPPAPPPCASLSVSDDNSSVQSSPWQRDHCWKQATPRRNVSKELAMYYCRPATLHNAAIEVPARLKRRRPYDTSHLDAAALLNGNARKGPLNGVCDKKLNGELAAQEVKPCVGEDVVDAPSDSKTKTNAEEDKKTDYDREIYFHMKLKKPYQYHKLRVYKKTRPPMRRKLLNATIDKLREKTSSLPVIVNAKLANCRQEHMMVSPRKRILREMERVSLEDQATKRRAKTVPALSTASYPPSPGPSHAIKQEPVRPNGTGPRKETPSKNVCSYSIHSLLNRPDDSPSRRSPQSYAPLLSESPGAAQSDASGSPDGYRYRYGALGLSSPGPPTPPELRHQRAPVAAGGYARAWPAYRGGDVYAYPYGYVPLYRAPPLWLQYPPHAPHAPGPWAPLPHPHPLLTDLIPKDEHTSDLPLNLSKH; from the exons ATGCATATACAGGGAGGAACGGACACAACTCTGACAACATGTACCAAAATGACAGAAGAAGTAGACAGAAGACATGGTGTGAATGGTAACAGCAGTAGCAAAGTGAGCGAGGATGTTTCTGGTCCCAATTCTACTCTCGCTGCAACTGGTGGAAGGCTTAAGTTCTTCAAAG ATGGCAAGTTCATCCTGGAGTTGGTGCGCGGGAGCGCGCGCGAGGGCGAGCGCGCGGGCTGGGTGTCAGTTCCGCGCAAGACATTCtggccgcccgccgccgcgcccgccacGCCGCCCGCACCCCCGCCCTGCGCCTCGCTCTCCGTCTCCGACGACAACAGTTCCGTGCAGTCATCGCCCTGGCAGCGCGACCACTGCTGGAAGCAGGCCACCCCGCGACGAAACGTATCCAAAGAACTAGCCATGTACTACTGCAGGCCCGCCACCCTGCACAACGCCGCAATCGAAGTGCCCGCGCGCCTCAAACGTCGCCGCCCCTACGACACCAGTCACCTCGACGCCGCAGCATTACTCAACGGCAATGCGCGCAAGGGCCCCCTTAATGGTGTTTGCGATAAGAAACTCAACGGCGAACTCGCCGCACAAGAGGTAAAGCCCTGCGTTGGCGAAGACGTCGTCGACGCACCCTCCGATTCTAAAACGAAAACGAACGCGGAAGAAGACAAGAAAACGGACTACGACCGCGAGATATATTTTCACATGAAACTCAAGAAACCATATCAGTATCATAAGTTAAGGGTGTACAAAAAGACGCGGCCTCCGATGCGGCGCAAATTGCTAAACGCGACCATCGATAAGCTCCGCGAGAAGACTTCCTCGCTGCCGGTGATCGTGAACGCGAAGCTGGCGAACTGCCGGCAGGAGCACATGATGGTGTCGCCGCGGAAACGTATCCTGCGGGAAATGGAGCGCGTCAGCCTCGAGGACCAGGCGACCAAGCGACGTGCGAAGACGGTGCCGGCGCTCAGCACGGCCTCTTACCCGCCCTCGCCGGGGCCCAGCCACGCCATTAAACAGGAGCCGGTGCGGCCCAACGGCACCGGCCCACGCAAGGAAACGCCCTCCAAGAATGTGTGCAGCTATAGCATTCACTCATTACTAAATCGGCCGGACGACAGTCCGTCGCGTCGCTCGCCACAGTCGTATGCCCCACTGCTGTCGGAGTCGCCGGGAGCGGCGCAGTCGGACGCAAGCGGCAGCCCGGATGGCTACCGGTACCGGTACGGTGCGCTGGGGCTGAGCTCGCCGGGCCCGCCCACGCCACCGGAACTGCGACACCAGCGTGCCCCAGTTGCGGCCGGCGGATACGCGCGTGCGTGGCCGGCGTACCGCGGTGGCGACGTGTACGCGTACCCCTACGGCTACGTGCCGCTGTACCGCGCTCCCCCGCTGTGGCTGCAGTACCCGCCGCACGCGCCGCACGCGCCCGGCCCCTGGGCGCCACTCCCGCACCCACACCCTCTGCTCACCGACCTCATACCCAAGGACGAACACACCTCCG ATTTGCCGTTGAACTTGTCGAAGCACTGA
- the LOC106712050 gene encoding eukaryotic initiation factor 4A-III yields the protein MASSEVSFNRKIISEDLSNVEFDTSEDVEVIPTFDSMGLRDELLRGIYTYGFEKPSAIQQRSIQPIVKGRDVIAQAQSGTGKTATFSISILQSLDTTLRETQVLVLSPTRELATQIQKVILALGDFMNVQCHACIGGTNLGEDIRKLDYGQHVVSGTPGRVFDMIRRRVLRTRSIKMLVLDEADEMLNKGFKEQIYDVYRYLPPATQVVLISATLPHEILEMTSKFMTDPIRILVKRDELTLEGIKQFFVAVEREEWKFDTLCDLYDTLTITQAVIFCNTKRKVDWLTQKMQEANFTVSSMHGDMPQKERDNIMKEFRSGQSRVLITTDVWARGIDVQQVSLVINYDLPNNRELYIHRIGRSGRFGRKGVAINFVKSDDIRILRDIEQYYSTQIDEMPMNVADLI from the exons ATGGCATCGTCAGAAGTATCCTTTAATCGTAAGATAATATCAGAAGATTTGTCGAATGTCGAATTCGACACGAGTGAAGatgtggaagtaattccaactTTTGATTCAATGGGTTTGCGAGACGAGTTACTTCGAGGGATATACACTTACG GTTTCGAGAAGCCGTCTGCTATACAGCAAAGAAGCATTCAGCCAATTGTGAAGGGTAGAGACGTTATAGCTCAAGCTCAGTCTGGTACCGGTAAAACGGCAACATTCTCGATCTCGATATTGCAGTCCCTGGATACTACACTCAGGGAGACTCAAGTGCTTGTGTTATCTCCGACACGCGAGTTAGCCACTCAGATTCAAAAGGTTATTCTTGCTTTGGGTGACTTTATGAACGTACAATGCCATGCTTGTATTGGCGGCACTAACCTTGGAGAAGATATAAGGAAGCTGGATTATGGTCAACATGTAGTGTCTGGAACGCCCGGAAGAGTATTTG ATATGATAAGAAGACGTGTACTGCGCACCAGGTCAATTAAAATGCTAGTGCTTGATGAAGCTGACGAGATGTTGAACAAGGGTTTCAAAGAACAAATTTATGATGTGTACCGCTACCTACCCCCAGCAACTCAGGTTGTTCTCATTTCTGCCACACTACCCCATGAGATACTTGAAATGACCTCAAAGTTTATGACAGATCCAATCAGAATTTTGGTCAAAcg TGATGAATTGACATTGGAAGGTATCAAGCAATTCTTTGTGGCTGTGGAAAGGGAAGAATGGAAGTTTGACACATTATGTGACTTGTACGACACACTGACTATAACTCAAGCGGTTATATTCTGCAACACCAAGAGGAAGGTTGATTGGCTCACACAGAAAATGCAGGAAGCAAACTTTACAGTCAGCTCCATGCACGGAGACATGCCGCAAAAAGAGAGagataatattatgaaagAGTTTCGATCTGGACAAAg ccGAGTTCTAATTACGACAGATGTATGGGCAAGAGGTATTGACGTTCAACAGGTGTCGCTAGTTATTAACTACGATCTTCCCAACAACCGTGAGCTGTATATCCACAGGATTGGTCGGTCTGGTCGTTTTGGACGTAAAGGTGTTGCCATTAACTTTGTGAAATCGGATGATATTAGAATTCTCAGAGATATTGAACAGTACTACTCTACTCAGATTGACGAAATGCCAATGAATGTGgcagatttaatttaa
- the LOC106712060 gene encoding ubiquitin-conjugating enzyme E2 J1 has protein sequence MAEISEKYNTKCPGVKRLMREAMELAEATEEYCARPLDDNLFEWHFTIQGPKGTDFEDGVYHGRILLPKEYPMHPPHIILLTPNGRFEVNKKICLSISGHHPETWQPSWSIRTALLALIAFMPTPAEGTIGSLDYSPAERKVLAKKSRTWSCSECGEIINLLSSTAAKPITEEEQSVLNQIAFKGEDEQAAKPPVEEPAPEIEPQVIESSDNSTTFLDQLTEILVALLVGAIGIFIYRRWNIHQTTASDDM, from the coding sequence ATGGCAGAAATTAGCGAAAAATACAACACCAAATGCCCCGGTGTAAAACGTCTGATGCGAGAGGCCATGGAGTTAGCGGAAGCTACAGAAGAATACTGTGCGAGACCATTAGACGATAATTTATTTGAGTGGCACTTTACAATACAAGGACCAAAAGGTACAGATTTTGAAGATGGGGTCTATCATGGCAGGATACTGTTACCCAAGGAGTATCCTATGCATCCACCTCATATAATACTATTAACACCGAATGGGAGGTTTGAAGTtaacaaaaagatttgtttgtccATATCTGGACATCATCCAGAGACATGGCAACCTTCATGGTCTATAAGAACAGCTCTCCTCGCCCTGATTGCCTTTATGCCAACACCTGCAGAAGGTACTATTGGATCACTTGACTATAGCCCAGCAGAACGCAAAGTTTTGGCAAAGAAATCGAGAACTTGGTCTTGTTCAGAATGTggagaaataataaatttactatcTTCAACTGCAGCAAAACCGATAACTGAAGAAGAACAATCTGTTTTAAACCAAATTGCATTTAAAGGTGAGGATGAACAAGCTGCAAAGCCACCTGTGGAAGAGCCTGCACCAGAAATTGAGCCTCAAGTAATTGAATCGTCTGACAACAGTACTACTTTCTTAGATCAACTGACAGAGATTCTTGTTGCACTACTTGTTGGGGCAataggtatatttatttatagacgCTGGAATATACATCAAACCACAGCTAGTGATGATATGTAA